From the Euzebya rosea genome, one window contains:
- a CDS encoding NAD-dependent malic enzyme, with the protein MTIPTAAYSVRLRVRLDNVPGTLGRLAIAVGEVGGNIIALEGFEAKTTHLDEDLIVNCIDAAQMQAVHDALHGLDGCEVLEFEDRTFGFHEAGKIEVTSTMPLRDMHDLSMAYTPGVARVCEAIAADPGMAFTHTIKKNSVAVVSDGTAVLGLGDIGPHAAMPVMEGKAQLFKTFGGVDAYPICLDVPKGDVDAIVEAVQRIAPGFGGINLEDIAAPHCFEVEARLRESLDIPVFHDDQHGTAVVVLAALENALKLVGKSMESLRVAVLGVGASGTAIAKIMLAAGVGDIVGVDRGGIIHPGRDGLNAAKQWFVQHTNRDALTGTITDALRGADVFVGVSGPGLVTAEDIAGMAADPIVFALANPTPEVLPSEVGHLAAVMATGRSDYPNQINNVLAFPGIFRGALDAHAHSITEGMKIAAARAIASCVPEDVLTASEVIPSALDTQVALAVGRAVAAAAVADGVARVR; encoded by the coding sequence GTGACCATCCCCACCGCCGCGTATTCCGTCCGCCTCCGCGTCCGCCTCGACAACGTGCCCGGCACGTTGGGCCGCCTTGCCATCGCCGTCGGCGAGGTGGGCGGCAACATCATCGCGCTGGAGGGGTTCGAGGCGAAGACCACACACCTCGACGAGGACCTCATCGTCAACTGCATCGACGCCGCACAGATGCAGGCCGTCCACGATGCGCTGCACGGCCTGGACGGGTGCGAGGTCCTGGAGTTCGAGGACCGCACCTTCGGGTTCCACGAGGCCGGCAAGATCGAGGTCACCTCGACCATGCCGCTGCGGGACATGCACGACCTGTCGATGGCCTACACCCCGGGCGTCGCCCGTGTGTGCGAAGCCATCGCGGCCGACCCCGGCATGGCCTTCACGCACACGATCAAGAAGAACAGCGTGGCCGTCGTGTCCGACGGCACCGCCGTCCTCGGCCTGGGCGACATCGGCCCACACGCGGCGATGCCGGTGATGGAGGGCAAGGCGCAGCTGTTCAAGACGTTCGGGGGAGTGGACGCCTACCCGATCTGCCTGGACGTCCCGAAGGGTGACGTCGACGCGATCGTCGAGGCGGTCCAGCGGATCGCCCCCGGGTTCGGCGGCATCAACCTGGAGGACATCGCCGCCCCGCACTGCTTCGAGGTCGAGGCCAGGCTGCGCGAGTCCCTGGACATCCCGGTCTTCCACGACGACCAGCACGGCACCGCCGTCGTGGTCCTCGCCGCGCTCGAGAACGCCCTGAAGCTGGTCGGCAAGTCGATGGAGTCCCTGCGCGTGGCCGTCCTGGGCGTCGGCGCGTCGGGTACCGCCATCGCCAAGATCATGCTCGCGGCCGGGGTGGGCGACATCGTCGGCGTCGACCGGGGCGGCATCATCCACCCCGGTCGCGACGGCCTCAACGCCGCCAAGCAGTGGTTCGTGCAGCACACCAACCGCGATGCGCTGACCGGCACGATCACCGACGCGCTCCGCGGAGCGGACGTCTTCGTCGGCGTCAGCGGACCGGGACTGGTCACCGCCGAGGACATCGCCGGCATGGCCGCAGACCCGATCGTCTTCGCCCTCGCCAACCCCACGCCGGAGGTCCTCCCGTCGGAGGTCGGGCACCTCGCCGCCGTCATGGCCACCGGCCGCAGCGACTACCCCAACCAGATCAACAACGTGCTGGCGTTCCCGGGCATCTTCCGTGGCGCGCTGGACGCCCACGCGCACTCCATCACCGAGGGCATGAAGATCGCCGCCGCCCGAGCCATCGCCTCCTGCGTCCCCGAGGACGTCCTGACCGCCAGCGAGGTCATCCCCAGCGCCCTGGACACCCAGGTCGCCCTCGCCGTGGGCCGGGCAGTGGCTGCAGCCGCCGTGGCCGACGGGGTCGCCCGGGTCCGCTGA
- a CDS encoding pirin family protein — protein MHTPSDAVIQKVELGRVWQTVDPFLFCVHHDDDYPEGDEELGPCAPLVGRNIGMDFSGRDGWSMYHGSLVPGFPQHPHRGFETISFMRRGYMDHSDSLGAAARFGRGDVQWMTAGSGIVHAEMFPLLRNDRHNETELFQIWINLPASDKMVEPHFSMLWDHEIPKHTLLDDAGRPVHVTVVAGQVVEGHRAPAPPPHSYASRADSDVNIWHLGMSEGSTWTMPVAGHPDSVRVVYVFGDGSVRIGDTEVQGGEGAVVRCDVPITIADDTPGGRSTDDGHTTEVLVLQGRPIGEPVVQYGPFVMTSKADIQKAYADYNETGFGGWPWDVNDPNHGHDVKRFARHADGRVEELAAT, from the coding sequence GTGCACACCCCATCCGACGCGGTCATCCAGAAGGTCGAGCTGGGACGGGTCTGGCAGACCGTCGATCCGTTCCTGTTCTGCGTCCACCACGACGACGACTATCCCGAGGGCGACGAGGAGCTGGGGCCCTGCGCGCCGCTGGTCGGTCGCAACATCGGCATGGACTTCTCCGGCCGGGACGGCTGGTCGATGTACCACGGTTCCCTCGTCCCCGGGTTCCCCCAGCACCCGCACCGGGGCTTCGAGACGATCAGCTTCATGCGCCGGGGGTACATGGACCACTCCGACTCCCTGGGCGCCGCCGCGCGCTTCGGGCGCGGGGACGTCCAGTGGATGACCGCGGGTTCCGGCATCGTGCATGCGGAGATGTTCCCGTTGCTGCGCAACGACCGGCACAACGAAACCGAGCTGTTCCAGATCTGGATCAACCTTCCGGCCAGCGACAAGATGGTCGAGCCGCACTTCTCGATGTTGTGGGACCACGAGATCCCCAAGCACACGCTCCTCGACGACGCCGGACGGCCGGTGCACGTCACGGTGGTCGCCGGACAGGTCGTCGAGGGCCACAGGGCGCCGGCCCCTCCCCCGCACTCCTACGCCTCCCGCGCCGACAGCGACGTCAACATCTGGCACCTCGGCATGTCGGAGGGGTCGACGTGGACCATGCCGGTGGCCGGCCACCCCGACTCCGTGCGGGTCGTCTACGTCTTCGGCGACGGGTCCGTGCGCATCGGCGACACCGAGGTGCAGGGTGGTGAGGGCGCCGTCGTCCGCTGCGACGTGCCGATCACCATCGCCGACGACACGCCGGGCGGGCGCAGCACCGACGACGGGCACACCACCGAGGTGCTGGTCCTCCAGGGCCGACCCATCGGCGAACCCGTCGTGCAGTACGGCCCGTTCGTGATGACGTCGAAGGCTGACATCCAGAAGGCCTACGCCGACTACAACGAGACCGGGTTCGGCGGGTGGCCGTGGGACGTCAACGATCCCAACCACGGCCACGACGTGAAGCGGTTCGCCCGCCACGCCGACGGTCGGGTGGAGGAGCTCGCCGCCACCTGA